Proteins encoded in a region of the Sugiyamaella lignohabitans strain CBS 10342 chromosome B, complete sequence genome:
- the CBR1 gene encoding Cbr1p (Microsomal cytochrome b reductase; not essential for viability; also detected in mitochondria; mutation in conserved NADH binding domain of the human ortholog results in type I methemoglobinemia; GO_component: GO:0005783 - endoplasmic reticulum [Evidence IEA]; GO_component: GO:0005789 - endoplasmic reticulum membrane [Evidence IEA]; GO_component: GO:0016021 - integral component of membrane [Evidence IEA]; GO_component: GO:0016020 - membrane [Evidence IEA]; GO_component: GO:0005741 - mitochondrial outer membrane [Evidence IEA,IEA]; GO_component: GO:0005741 - mitochondrial outer membrane [Evidence IDA] [PMID 16407407]; GO_component: GO:0005739 - mitochondrion [Evidence IEA]; GO_component: GO:0005739 - mitochondrion [Evidence IDA] [PMID 14576278]; GO_component: GO:0005739 - mitochondrion [Evidence IDA] [PMID 16823961]; GO_function: GO:0004128 - cytochrome-b5 reductase activity, acting on NAD(P)H [Evidence IEA]; GO_function: GO:0004128 - cytochrome-b5 reductase activity, acting on NAD(P)H [Evidence IDA] [PMID 14930]; GO_function: GO:0016491 - oxidoreductase activity [Evidence IEA,IEA]; GO_process: GO:0008150 - biological_process [Evidence ND]; GO_process: GO:0055114 - oxidation-reduction process [Evidence IEA,IEA]), with the protein MAISPSDTQVNRNMSGNQNLYYIIAAVVTVVSILAVQILFKSSADKPALDKNVFREFPLIQKTVLTHNSAVYRFGLARPTDNLGLPIGQHISVAAYINDKEIVRSYTPTSSDDDKGYFDLLIKSYPNGNVSKYVSELKLGDLVKVRGPKGQFNYTNGLVREFGMVAGGTGITPMYQIMKAIAKDPNDKTKVSLIYANVSVDDILLKKEIDELVAENDNINVHYVLDRPPEGWTGSTGFVTADILKAHAPAPAADVKLLLCGPPPMVSAVKKAAVTLGYEKGKPVSKLEDQVFAF; encoded by the coding sequence ATGGCAATTTCACCTTCCGACACACAGGTCAACAGAAACATGAGTGGAAACCAAAATCTTTATTATATCATTGCAGCAGTGGTGACGGTGGTGTCGATTCTGGCTGTACAGATTCTGTTCAAGTCGTCGGCTGACAAACCTGCTCTTGACAAGAATGTTTTCCGGGAGTTCCCCCTGATCCAGAAGACCGTGTTGACCCACAACTCGGCTGTCTATAGATTCGGACTGGCTCGTCCTACTGATAATCTTGGTTTGCCTATTGGCCAACATATCTCGGTTGCTGCTTATATCAACGACAAGGAAATTGTTCGTTCTTATACACCCACCTCGTCAGATGACGACAAGGGCTACTTCGACCTTCTTATTAAGTCGTACCCCAACGGAAATGTTTCCAAGTATGTCAGTGAGCTCAAGTTAGGAGATTTGGTCAAGGTTCGTGGTCCTAAGGGTCAATTCAACTACACTAATGGTTTGGTTCGCGAGTTTGGTATGGTAgctggtggtactggtatCACTCCCATGTACCAGATCATGAAGGCCATTGCCAAGGACCCCAACGACAAGACCAAAGTGAGTCTCATCTACGCCAATGTCAGTGTTGACGATATCCTCCTCAAGAAGGAAATTGACGAGCTTGTTGCTGAAAACGACAACATCAATGTGCACTATGTTCTCGACAGACCTCCTGAGGGCTGGACTGGCAGCACTGGTTTCGTGACCGCCGACATCCTCAAGGCTCATGCCccagctcctgctgccgacgtcaagcttcttctttgtgGCCCACCTCCCATGGTCAGCGCTGTCAAAAAAGCTGCTGTCACTCTCGGCTACGAGAAGGGTAAGCCCGTATCTAAACTCGAGGACCAGGTGTTTGCTTTCTAA
- the NDE2 gene encoding NADH-ubiquinone reductase (H(+)-translocating) NDE2 (Mitochondrial external NADH dehydrogenase; catalyzes the oxidation of cytosolic NADH; Nde1p and Nde2p are involved in providing the cytosolic NADH to the mitochondrial respiratory chain; NDE2 has a paralog, NDE1, that arose from the whole genome duplication; GO_component: GO:0005758 - mitochondrial intermembrane space [Evidence IEA]; GO_component: GO:0005739 - mitochondrion [Evidence IEA]; GO_component: GO:0005739 - mitochondrion [Evidence IDA] [PMID 11502169]; GO_component: GO:0005739 - mitochondrion [Evidence IDA] [PMID 14576278]; GO_component: GO:0005739 - mitochondrion [Evidence IDA] [PMID 16823961]; GO_component: GO:0005739 - mitochondrion [Evidence IMP,ISS] [PMID 9733747]; GO_function: GO:0003954 - NADH dehydrogenase activity [Evidence ISS] [PMID 9696750]; GO_function: GO:0003954 - NADH dehydrogenase activity [Evidence ISS] [PMID 9733747]; GO_function: GO:0050660 - flavin adenine dinucleotide binding [Evidence IEA]; GO_function: GO:0016491 - oxidoreductase activity [Evidence IEA,IEA]; GO_process: GO:0006116 - NADH oxidation [Evidence IDA] [PMID 12032156]; GO_process: GO:0019655 - glucose catabolic process to ethanol [Evidence IGI,IMP,ISS] [PMID 9733747]; GO_process: GO:0055114 - oxidation-reduction process [Evidence IEA,IEA]) yields MFRIIIRNAARRGSAKPSHVKFPGVIYSGVSNSGVKGRSLSTPAAASTRVSAPPVRKSTTTARENKKSKKNLVVLGSGWGAVSLVRSINPSQYNVTIISPRNFFLFTPLLPSATTGTVEYNSITESISGILAKESSKSLAEDSYSRYLEARATKIDYTNKSVAIEDITTHEEHSVPFDYLVIAAGATTSTLNVPGVKEHGLFLKEIDDSRKIRARVANWINSGKGTSLQAVVVGGGPTGVEVAAELQDLFEEDIKKRIPDAGPDTFKVSLIEAMPSILNSFDKRLRKFATLQLQKDHINLLTNTAVEKITDKTVYAKAKTVLPDKSESVEAIEIPYNMLIWATGITTHQFIREFMSTIPEQKDSKRGVLINDDMSVKGVADVWAIGDCTSSKYPATAQVATQQGTYLGTTLNQLATVTEAPDSTTTSTSIAPFEYHHKGSLAYVGGNRAVADLQLWSDGKMSSMGYFTYWMWRVAYLSMFVPAQNRFLVAADWLRVKLFGRNINTI; encoded by the coding sequence ATGTTCCGTATCATTATCCGCAATGCAGCAAGAAGAGGGTCTGCAAAGCCCAGTCACGTGAAATTCCCAGGGGTAATCTATTCAGGGGTAAGtaactcaggggtaaaagGCCGATCTCTCTCTAcaccagcggcagcaaGTACAAGAGTTTCTGCACCACCGGTCAGGAAATCAACTACAACTGCTagagaaaacaagaaaagcAAGAAAAACTTGGTTGTTCTAGGATCCGGATGGGGTGCTGTGTCATTAGTAAGATCAATTAATCCCAGTCAGTACAATGTGACGATTATTTCACCTCGgaactttttcttgttcactCCGCTACTTCCGTCCGCTACCACTGGTACTGTTGAGTATAATTCAATTACAGAATCCATTAGCGGCATTCTAGCTAAGGAATCGTCTAAGTCCTTGGCTGAAGACAGTTATAGCAGATATCTTGAAGCGAGAGCTACCAAGATCGATTATACAAACAAATCAGTTGCTATTGAAGACATCACAACCCATGAGGAACATTCGGTTCCTTTTGACTATCTTGTCATTGCAGCAGGTGCAACCACATCCACGCTCAATGTTCCAGGAGTTAAAGAGCATGGTTTATTTCTGAAAGAAATAGACGACTCACGCAAGATTCGTGCTAGAGTAGCCAACTGGATCAATAGCGGTAAAGGAACCTCTTTACAGGCCGTCGTTGTAGGAGGGGGTCCTACTGGAGTCGAAGTAGCAGCCGAGCTTCAAGACctatttgaagaagatatcaagaaaagGATACCAGATGCTGGTCCTGATACTTTCAAAGTGAGTCTCATCGAAGCAATGCCGAGTATCCTAAACTCGTTCGACAAACGGTTGAGAAAGTTTGCAACATTGCAGCTGCAGAAAGACCATATCAACCTTCTCACCAACACAGCTGTGGAGAAAATTACCGACAAGACCGTTTATGCAAAAGCAAAGACAGTTCTACCAGACAAGTCAGAGTCTGTTGAGGCCATCGAGATCCCTTACAACATGCTCATTTGGGCCACAGGTATCACCACCCACCAGTTCATCCGTGAGTTCATGTCGACCATCCCCGAGCAGAAAGATTCTAAACGAGGCGTGCTCATTAACGACGACATGTCAGTCAAAGGAGTTGCCGATGTATGGGCCATTGGCGACTGTACAAGCTCAAAGTACCCAGCCACAGCACAAGTGGCGACCCAGCAGGGAACCTATCTTGGCACTACATTGAACCAGCTCGCCACGGTCACTGAAGCTCCAgactccaccaccaccagcacaTCCATTGCACCCTTTGAGTACCATCACAAGGGTTCCTTAGCATACGTCGGAGGCAACCGAGCAGTCGCGGACCTGCAACTATGGTCGGACGGCAAAATGTCGTCCATGGGCTACTTCACGTACTGGATGTGGAGAGTGGCCTACCTCAGCATGTTCGTGCCGGCACAAAACCGGTTCCTGGTGGCAGCCGACTGGCTGCGAGTCAAGCTCTTCGGCCGCAATATCAACACTATTTAG
- the PSR2 gene encoding Psr2p (Plasma membrane phosphatase involved in the general stress response; required with Psr1p and Whi2p for full activation of STRE-mediated gene expression, possibly through dephosphorylation of Msn2p; PSR2 has a paralog, PSR1, that arose from the whole genome duplication; GO_component: GO:0016020 - membrane [Evidence IEA]; GO_component: GO:0005886 - plasma membrane [Evidence IEA,IEA]; GO_component: GO:0005886 - plasma membrane [Evidence ISS] [PMID 10777497]; GO_function: GO:0016787 - hydrolase activity [Evidence IEA]; GO_function: GO:0016791 - phosphatase activity [Evidence IEA]; GO_function: GO:0004721 - phosphoprotein phosphatase activity [Evidence IEA]; GO_function: GO:0004721 - phosphoprotein phosphatase activity [Evidence ISA] [PMID 10777497]; GO_process: GO:0071472 - cellular response to salt stress [Evidence IGI] [PMID 10777497]; GO_process: GO:0016311 - dephosphorylation [Evidence IEA,IEA]; GO_process: GO:0008152 - metabolic process [Evidence IEA]) — translation MISSGAETNVVGEEGVFDPCLRNRAAGGGFTTNNPDTTRRTTTGHGSGRVSGRSAGGNGNNDNTNIRSQPVYSSSSSSALERFFTRLLFCESRPKSGRVGEDGSELKSDTNLTSTSRERKAQKVEYGSDKLGAAGSGNVKTTKNGHKRDVSTSASSVPVAAAAASAAVTEAVGRGNVGLKPSRSNRQHGTQGAGQKHRPHTSPGSGPHHESELATKISGSGTPHLDKPVPPLPESGPDAQVTELGEKEKFDSSSTPNGGVYDNDQHLKFVEANHGGTGKGNNETIDYEKGEISIPDNKTLGAGDNQLVEYSTSSHHEGVDPNDKDSGLSTAYYQGEPDRGMGIIPSPYDPPKQWLLEPISAELAGRKCLVLDLDETLVHSSFKYIHQADFVIPVEIESQYHNVYVIKRPGVDEFMKRVGELYEVVVFTASVSKYGDPLLDQLDVHNVVHHRLFRESCYNYNGNYVKNLSQLGRPLQDTIIIDNSAASYIFHPQHAVPISSWFSDIHDNELLDMVPFLEDLAADKVSDVSLVLDVNI, via the exons atgatCTCATCCGGAGCAGAGACTAATGTGGTTGGAGAGGAAGGAGTGTTTGACCCATGTTTGAGGAACCGGGCCGCTG GGGGTGGATTCACGACAAACAATCCTGATACTACACGGCGAACAACAACTGGTCATGGTTCAGGTCGTGTTTCGGGAAGAagtgctggtggtaatggaaataatgataatacTAATATTAGGAGCCAGCCTGTATACTCGTCCAGCTCGAGTTCGGCTCTAGAACGGTTCTTCACGCGGTTACTCTTCTGCGAATCACGACCGAAAAGTGGTCGTGTGGGTGAAGATGGATCGGAATTGAAAAGCGATACAAATTTAACGAGCACATCACGCGAACGAAAGGCTCAAAAGGTCGAATATGGGTCAGATAAGCTTGGTGCAGCTGGCTCGGGAAATGTCAAGACCACAAAAAATGGTCATAAGCGAGACGTGTCAACAAGTGCTAGTTCTGTTCctgtggctgctgctgctgcttctgctgctgttactgAAGCAGTAGGACGAGGAAATGTTGGATTGAAACCTAGTCGCAGTAATCGACAACATGGAACGCAAGGTGCTGGTCAAAAGCATAGACCACACACAAGTCCTGGTTCAGGTCCACATCATGAATCCGAATTGGCAACAAAGAtatctggttctggtactCCTCATCTCGACAAACCTGTTCCACCTTTGCCTGAATCAGGACCAGACGCACAAGTCACAGAACTAGGAGAGAAGGAGAAATTCGACTCGTCATCGACTCCGAACGGCGGGGTGTACGACAACGACCAGCATCTGAAATTTGTAGAAGCCAACCATGGAGGAACTGGAAAGGGCAATAATGAAACAATAGATTACGAAAAGGGGGAGATTTCAATTCCCGATAATAAGACGCTTGGAGCCGGCGACAACCAGCTCGTCGAGTATTCGACGTCATCGCACCACGAAGGAGTTGATCCAAACGACAAGGATTCGGGACTGTCGACTGCATATTATCAGGGAGAACCTGATAGAGGCATGGGAATCATCCCCTCGCCATACGATCCACCGAAACAATGGCTCCTGGAACCAATCAGCGCCGAACTGGCAGGACGCAAGTGTCTGGTATTAGACCTCGATGAGACGCTTGTGCACAGTAGTTTCAAATATATTCACCAGGCCGATTTCGTGATTCCCGTCGAGATCGAGTCACAGTACCATAATGTGTATGTGATCAAACGGCCTGGTGTCGACGAGTTTATGAAGCGAGTGGGCGAGCTGTATGAAGTGGTGGTATTTACAGCCAGTGTCAGTAAATATGGAGATCCGTTACTGGACCAGCTGGACGTTCATAACGTAGTTCACCACCGACTTTTCCGCGAGAGCTGTTATAATTACAACGGCAACTATGTGAAGAACCTGTCTCAGCTAGGACGACCACTCCAAGACACGATTATTATCGACaactcagcagcatcatACATATTCCACCCGCAACACGCGGTTCCCATTTCGAGCTGGTTCTCCGACATCCACGACAACGAGTTGCTCGACATGGTGCCCTTTCTCGAGGACCTGGCTGCCGACAAAGTCTCGGACGTCAGTCTCGTGCTCGACGTCAACATTTAA
- the HOM3 gene encoding aspartate kinase (Aspartate kinase (L-aspartate 4-P-transferase); cytoplasmic enzyme that catalyzes the first step in the common pathway for methionine and threonine biosynthesis; expression regulated by Gcn4p and the general control of amino acid synthesis; GO_component: GO:0005737 - cytoplasm [Evidence IDA] [PMID 14562095]; GO_function: GO:0005524 - ATP binding [Evidence IEA]; GO_function: GO:0016597 - amino acid binding [Evidence IEA]; GO_function: GO:0004072 - aspartate kinase activity [Evidence IEA,IEA]; GO_function: GO:0004072 - aspartate kinase activity [Evidence IDA,IMP] [PMID 18626862]; GO_function: GO:0016301 - kinase activity [Evidence IEA]; GO_function: GO:0000166 - nucleotide binding [Evidence IEA]; GO_function: GO:0016740 - transferase activity [Evidence IEA]; GO_process: GO:0008652 - cellular amino acid biosynthetic process [Evidence IEA,IEA]; GO_process: GO:0009090 - homoserine biosynthetic process [Evidence IMP] [PMID 4380684]; GO_process: GO:0009089 - lysine biosynthetic process via diaminopimelate [Evidence IEA]; GO_process: GO:0008152 - metabolic process [Evidence IEA]; GO_process: GO:0009086 - methionine biosynthetic process [Evidence IMP] [PMID 4380684]; GO_process: GO:0016310 - phosphorylation [Evidence IEA]; GO_process: GO:0009088 - threonine biosynthetic process [Evidence IEA,IEA]; GO_process: GO:0009088 - threonine biosynthetic process [Evidence IDA,IMP] [PMID 18626862]; GO_process: GO:0009088 - threonine biosynthetic process [Evidence IMP] [PMID 4380684]), translated as MTMAKQKIVMKYGGTSVGKFPENIKDIVESYSKHYSPVVVCSARSTDTKAEGTTTRLLTAADEALTKGDYISIIEAIRDDHVNTSKDKIRNNSALLDELLAAINKECDLLEKFLSASQVIDEISPRTLDSIMSVGEKLSCMFMAAVMNDHGLPAHYVDLSRVIPIGYDVSKTGLDKEFYSYLTAQLVEAIKAAGDKIPVVTGFFGVVPGGLLNGVGRGYTDLCAALIAVGLQADELQIWKEVDGIFTADPRKVPTARLIDRITPEEASELTYYGSEVIHPFTMEQVIRARIPIRIKNVMNPKGNGTIIFPDFESRAGTETPLHPPIAVSELSSPLLAAISSQPKMKLPTAVTTKQNIIVLNVHSNKKNQSHGFLARVFDLLDKRKLVVDLISTSEVHVSMALHSNLSEASFKEALVELRKYGSVDVTRKLCIVSLVGKEMKQLVGIAGKMFSTLAEANINIEMISQGASEINISCVVDETDALKALNVLHQRLLVPVMTTST; from the coding sequence ATGACCATGGCGAAACAAAAGATTGTCATGAAATATGGCGGAACCTCTGTTGGCAAGTTCCCAGAAAACATTAAAGACATCGTCGAGTCGTACTCCAAGCACTACAGTCCAGTTGTTGTGTGTTCTGCTCGAAGTACTGATACTAAAGCAGAAGGTACTACAACCAGATTGTTGACTGCTGCAGACGAGGCTCTCACAAAGGGAGATTATATCAGCATCATTGAAGCCATTAGAGACGACCATGTGAATACGTCCAAGGACAAGATCCGTAACAATAGTGCTCTATTGGACGAGTTGCTGGCAGCTATCAACAAAGAGTGTGATTTGCTCGAGAAGTTTCTCAGTGCATCTCAAGTGATTGACGAGATCAGTCCTCGTACACTGGATTCCATCATGTCTGTGGGAGAAAAGCTCAGTTGCATGTTCATGGCTGCTGTCATGAACGATCATGGACTGCCTGCTCACTATGTTGATCTTTCTCGGGTTATTCCCATTGGATACGATGTCAGCAAGACTGGTCTTGACAAGGAGTTCTACAGCTATCTCACTGCCCAGCTGGTCGAGGCTATTaaggctgctggtgataaGATTCCTGTGGTGACTGGTTTTTTCGGTGTTGTTCCCGGTGGACTTTTGAACGGTGTGGGTAGAGGTTACACTGATTTGTGTGCTGCTCTTATTGCCGTTGGATTACAAGCCGACGAGCTGCAAATCTGGAAAGAAGTCGATGGTATTTTCACTGCCGACCCCAGAAAGGTTCCTACTGCTAGACTCATTGACCGAATCACTCCTGAAGAGGCTTCTGAGTTGACATACTACGGTTCTGAGGTTATCCATCCATTTACAATGGAACAGGTTATTCGTGCCCGAATCCCTATTCGTATCAAGAATGTCATGAACCCCAAAGGTAACGGTACCATTATTTTCCCAGATTTCGAGTCTCGTGCTGGAACAGAAACTCCATTGCACCCTCCTATTGCGGTCTCCGAGCTGAGCTCACCATTACTGGCCGCTATCTCGAGTCAACCGAAAATGAAGCTACCCACCGCTGTGACTACCAAGCAAAACATCATTGTTCTCAATGTTCACTCGAACAAAAAGAACCAATCGCATGGATTCTTGGCCCGTGTGTTTGATCTCCTTGACAAAAGAAAGCTGGTAGTCGACCTCATCTCGACATCCGAGGTGCATGTGTCCATGGCACTGCATTCCAACCTGTCAGAAGCATCATTCAAAGAAGCACTTGTCGAACTGCGTAAATACGGGTCAGTCGACGTGACCCGCAAGCTGTGTATCGTGTCTCTTGTCGGCAAAGAAATGAAGCAGCTCGTGGGTATTGCCGGAAAGATGTTCTCGACGCTCGCCGAAgccaacatcaacatcgaAATGATCTCCCAGGGAGCCAGCGAGATCAACATCTCGTGCGTGGTCGACGAGACCGACGCTCTTAAAGCACTCAACGTCCTTCACCAGCGCCTTCTCGTTCCTGTCATGACCACCTCTACCTAA